In Arcobacter ellisii, a genomic segment contains:
- the tsaE gene encoding tRNA (adenosine(37)-N6)-threonylcarbamoyltransferase complex ATPase subunit type 1 TsaE, which yields MKKEFELELTNLDVLVKELKDIIKNEDTIIILRGDLASGKTTLVKSYVKSLGLSDLVTSPTFSLQAIYSNNIFHYDVYNKTLQEFISLGMLEEFEKEGIHFVEWGDEKLETILKDYGYRVILVEIEKKDNKRLYKINA from the coding sequence TTGAAAAAAGAGTTTGAATTAGAATTAACAAATTTAGATGTTTTAGTAAAAGAGCTAAAAGATATTATTAAAAATGAAGATACTATTATAATTTTAAGAGGTGATTTAGCAAGTGGAAAAACTACACTTGTTAAAAGTTATGTAAAATCTTTGGGATTAAGTGATTTGGTTACTTCTCCTACATTTTCATTACAAGCAATATATTCAAATAATATTTTTCACTATGATGTTTACAATAAAACTTTACAAGAATTTATTTCTCTTGGTATGTTAGAAGAGTTTGAAAAAGAGGGAATTCACTTTGTAGAGTGGGGTGATGAGAAACTAGAAACAATACTAAAAGATTATGGGTATAGAGTTATTTTAGTTGAAATTGAAAAAAAAGACAATAAAAGGTTGTATAAAATAAATGCATAA
- the trpD gene encoding anthranilate phosphoribosyltransferase, with product MFNTTKLKFDDIFENRLSQEEIREYLLELYERGETASEIAGAASAMRDHLIPLPIHEDLRAKAIDVVGTGGDKSYSFNISSTVSILLAACGCYVAKHGNRSVTSKSGSADMLEALGINLNLSLENTAKMLEETGFGFMFANNHHPAMKYITPVRKTIPHRTIMNILGPLCNPAGVTKQVIGVFDKSYINRIATALDLLDSKRAMILSSNDGMDEISVSDITYATLLINGKITDLEINPEDYGIPMASKEDIVGEGPEFNAKLTRDILSKKIVGAKLDIVLLNAAAAMIVDEKARDFKEGIEMARWAIVSGAAQEKLEQIIKVSQQLS from the coding sequence ATGTTTAATACAACAAAATTAAAATTTGATGATATTTTTGAAAATAGATTAAGTCAAGAAGAAATCAGAGAATATTTATTAGAACTTTATGAAAGAGGGGAAACAGCTTCTGAAATTGCAGGTGCTGCTAGTGCTATGAGAGACCATCTGATTCCACTTCCTATACATGAAGATTTAAGAGCAAAAGCAATTGATGTTGTAGGAACAGGTGGCGATAAAAGTTATAGTTTTAATATCTCTAGTACAGTGTCTATTTTATTAGCAGCTTGTGGATGTTATGTGGCAAAACATGGAAATAGAAGTGTTACAAGTAAATCTGGAAGTGCTGATATGCTTGAAGCTTTGGGAATAAATCTAAATCTAAGTTTAGAAAACACTGCAAAAATGCTTGAAGAAACAGGTTTTGGTTTTATGTTTGCAAATAATCACCATCCAGCAATGAAATATATTACACCTGTTAGAAAAACAATTCCACATAGAACTATTATGAATATTTTAGGACCTTTATGTAATCCAGCTGGTGTTACAAAACAAGTTATTGGAGTTTTTGATAAAAGTTATATAAATAGAATTGCAACAGCTCTTGATTTACTTGATAGTAAAAGAGCAATGATTTTATCATCAAACGATGGAATGGATGAAATTTCAGTTTCAGATATTACTTATGCAACACTTTTAATAAATGGAAAAATCACAGATTTAGAGATAAATCCTGAGGATTATGGAATTCCAATGGCTTCAAAAGAGGATATTGTAGGTGAAGGTCCAGAGTTTAATGCAAAACTAACAAGAGATATTTTATCTAAAAAAATTGTTGGAGCAAAACTTGATATTGTTTTATTAAATGCTGCTGCTGCAATGATTGTTGATGAAAAAGCAAGAGATTTTAAAGAAGGAATTGAGATGGCAAGATGGGCTATTGTAAGTGGTGCTGCTCAAGAAAAATTAGAACAAATTATTAAAGTATCTCAACAATTAAGTTAA
- a CDS encoding EAL domain-containing protein, whose protein sequence is MHYDVFIIDNFLKFNDFKEYSSKKIRNVNISLFPNFEDMINEIEFVDVLIVHIDSIEYYNIIEKYLKNDPYIIFIINDNSDLAKISNSRKLDILYEPLDFSKLTSKIEYFTNNIKNHILLKNEEDFSNSIINNINNPIFSVDKEHIIFANDHFYELTNCYSLQELNQKYKTVKDIFEKEEGCVTDMEKISSNKLEEKKLKVCIKTGNKKRFFSIQKIHLSHNDTNIIILNDISHEVEHKHELYKLLYTDNLTKFPNRAKLIEDLQNNGLNLQAVSLLNINSFKEVNDFFGHKVGDSILIDVAKLISKKIQNHKNLKLYKFPSDTYCVVNTEESRDEFVDLINEIIETIYKNVFIFEHYEIDIRMTAGISFSDKNNKLITADIALQTAKKDHKDYLIFYDELDKFQEYENNMFWTKKLKSAFINDNIEVYFQPLVNNETLNVDKYECLVRLIDEDGKVVNPYFFLDISKRSNQYTKLTKIVIEKSFKKFENLPFEFSVNISYEDIENSSFLDFIKEMLKKYDVKNRVVFEILEDENIKNYNLLISFIDEIKNLGCKVAIDDFGSGYSNFEHLLKMNVDYLKIDASLIKNIAKNENSYKITKTIIEFAKNLNLKTIAEYVENEEIFNIVKNLGADYSQGYYFSAPIAEPNINEFKEKKEK, encoded by the coding sequence ATGCATTATGATGTTTTCATCATAGATAATTTTTTAAAATTTAATGATTTTAAAGAGTACTCTTCAAAAAAAATTAGAAATGTAAATATTTCATTATTTCCAAATTTTGAAGATATGATTAATGAAATAGAGTTTGTTGATGTACTTATCGTTCATATAGATTCTATTGAATATTACAATATCATTGAAAAATATTTAAAAAACGACCCTTATATTATTTTTATTATAAATGATAACTCTGATTTAGCCAAAATATCAAATTCAAGAAAATTAGATATTTTATATGAACCACTTGATTTTTCTAAATTAACTTCAAAAATAGAGTATTTTACAAATAACATCAAAAATCATATTTTGTTAAAAAATGAAGAGGATTTTTCAAATTCAATAATAAACAATATAAATAATCCTATTTTTTCTGTAGATAAAGAACATATAATCTTTGCAAATGATCATTTTTATGAACTTACAAACTGTTATTCACTTCAAGAATTGAATCAAAAATATAAAACGGTTAAAGATATTTTTGAAAAAGAAGAAGGTTGTGTTACAGATATGGAAAAAATTTCTTCTAATAAATTAGAAGAGAAAAAACTAAAAGTATGTATAAAAACTGGAAATAAAAAAAGATTTTTTTCTATCCAAAAAATTCACTTATCTCACAATGATACAAATATAATTATCTTAAATGATATAAGCCATGAAGTAGAACATAAACATGAACTTTATAAACTTTTATATACTGATAATTTAACAAAATTCCCAAATCGTGCAAAATTGATAGAAGATTTACAAAATAATGGTTTAAATTTACAAGCTGTTTCTTTGTTAAATATCAATTCATTTAAAGAAGTAAATGATTTTTTTGGGCATAAAGTTGGAGATTCTATCTTAATTGATGTTGCAAAACTAATTTCAAAAAAAATACAAAATCATAAAAATCTAAAACTTTATAAATTCCCTTCTGATACTTATTGTGTAGTAAATACAGAAGAATCAAGAGATGAATTTGTAGATTTAATAAATGAAATAATTGAAACAATTTATAAAAATGTATTTATTTTTGAACATTATGAAATTGATATTAGAATGACAGCTGGAATTTCATTTTCAGATAAAAACAATAAATTAATCACAGCTGATATTGCTTTACAAACAGCAAAAAAAGACCATAAAGATTATTTGATTTTTTATGATGAACTTGATAAATTCCAAGAATATGAAAATAATATGTTTTGGACTAAAAAACTAAAATCTGCTTTTATAAATGACAATATTGAAGTATATTTTCAACCTTTAGTTAATAATGAAACTCTAAATGTAGATAAATATGAATGTTTAGTAAGACTTATTGATGAAGATGGAAAAGTTGTAAATCCATATTTCTTTTTAGATATTTCAAAAAGGTCAAACCAATATACAAAACTTACAAAAATTGTTATTGAAAAATCATTTAAAAAATTTGAAAATTTACCTTTTGAGTTTTCAGTTAATATTTCTTATGAAGATATTGAAAATAGTTCATTTTTAGATTTCATAAAAGAGATGTTAAAGAAATATGATGTTAAAAATAGAGTCGTTTTTGAAATTTTAGAAGATGAAAATATTAAAAACTACAATTTATTGATATCATTTATTGATGAAATAAAAAATTTAGGTTGTAAAGTTGCAATTGATGATTTTGGTAGTGGATATTCAAATTTTGAGCATCTACTAAAAATGAATGTTGATTATTTAAAAATTGATGCTTCATTAATAAAAAATATTGCTAAAAACGAAAATTCATATAAGATTACAAAAACAATTATTGAATTTGCAAAAAATCTAAATTTGAAAACTATTGCTGAATATGTTGAAAATGAAGAGATTTTTAATATTGTAAAAAATCTTGGAGCAGATTATTCCCAAGGATATTATTTCTCAGCTCCAATTGCAGAACCTAATATTAATGAATTTAAAGAAAAGAAAGAAAAATGA
- a CDS encoding GGDEF domain-containing response regulator — MNKEILKDISVLYVEDENDVREFTSKLLGSLLKKVYVAQNGLEGLELYKENQNDIDLIISDINMPKMNGLDMCEQIRKINNEMPLVITSAHNDTNFLRKAIEVGVNTYAMKPIDLYQLIESIIKAMEPILLKRKLIELNLSLESKIEQEVSKIKSILDAQDNIIIVTHNENITNVNKKFLDFFEIKDFDDFTSSGKNIFDFFQEEFGFITKEKINKQESWIQYIKDLHEIDRIVKIKNSSNEEKIFAINVDFYENKDNYYVFSLTDITKLKEKSNLLEYQASHDKLTGLFNRNRFDELYSKEIKRAKRYENNLSIILFDIDDFKNVNDNYGHQIGDEVLIEISKILLNNVREPDICVRWGGEEFLILLPQTNLEGAKAVAEKIRVTIIEKPLTEKNLPISASFGVCQMDENDDDFSLISKSDKLLYLAKKSGKNIVIAQ; from the coding sequence ATGAACAAAGAAATTTTAAAAGATATCTCAGTTTTATATGTTGAAGACGAAAATGATGTTAGAGAATTTACTTCAAAATTATTAGGTTCATTACTAAAAAAAGTTTATGTAGCTCAAAATGGTTTAGAAGGATTAGAATTATATAAAGAGAATCAAAATGATATTGATTTAATAATTTCAGATATAAATATGCCAAAAATGAATGGTTTAGATATGTGTGAGCAAATTAGAAAAATAAACAATGAAATGCCTCTTGTAATAACAAGTGCTCACAATGATACAAATTTTTTAAGAAAAGCTATTGAAGTAGGTGTAAATACATATGCCATGAAACCTATTGATTTGTACCAATTAATAGAGAGTATCATAAAAGCAATGGAGCCTATTTTATTAAAAAGAAAACTTATTGAATTAAATTTATCATTAGAGAGCAAAATAGAACAAGAAGTTAGTAAAATTAAATCTATTTTAGATGCTCAAGATAATATTATTATCGTTACACACAATGAAAATATCACAAATGTAAATAAAAAATTTCTTGACTTTTTTGAAATTAAAGATTTTGATGATTTTACTTCTAGTGGAAAAAATATTTTTGATTTTTTTCAAGAAGAGTTTGGATTTATTACTAAAGAAAAAATAAATAAACAAGAATCTTGGATTCAATATATAAAAGATTTACATGAGATTGATAGAATTGTAAAAATAAAAAATTCATCTAACGAAGAAAAAATTTTTGCGATAAATGTTGACTTTTATGAAAACAAAGATAATTATTATGTATTTTCTTTAACAGATATTACTAAACTAAAAGAGAAATCAAACTTACTTGAATATCAAGCAAGCCATGATAAATTAACTGGTTTGTTCAATAGAAATAGATTTGATGAACTCTATTCTAAAGAGATAAAAAGAGCAAAAAGATATGAGAATAATTTGTCAATAATACTTTTTGATATTGATGATTTTAAAAACGTAAATGATAATTATGGTCATCAAATTGGAGATGAAGTTTTAATTGAAATCTCAAAAATACTTCTAAATAATGTTAGAGAACCTGATATTTGCGTTAGATGGGGAGGAGAAGAGTTTTTAATTTTACTTCCTCAAACAAATTTAGAAGGTGCAAAAGCAGTTGCAGAAAAGATTAGAGTAACAATTATAGAAAAACCTTTAACAGAAAAAAACTTACCAATATCTGCAAGTTTTGGAGTATGTCAAATGGATGAAAATGATGATGATTTTTCATTGATTTCAAAAAGTGATAAGCTACTTTATTTAGCTAAAAAAAGTGGGAAAAATATAGTAATAGCTCAATAA
- a CDS encoding TonB-dependent receptor plug domain-containing protein, producing the protein MRIKSLFLFLSSSLILQANEYKFDLLDDIFDLDLEQLQQIKVNSASKYSQNLNFTPAKMIVITKEQIEQRGYRSIDELLNDLPAIQILNHADSGIMNQIGIRGIMGNNYFKILQDGIEINQTDGEIMSVSMQYPLFGIERVEILYGAASVIYGADAMSGVINLISSTKENGQAGIWAGERGYKYFYATQALKLDEGLFSYKAHFHTDQDYNFDKEYPYDYWGSGSSDFQPQETKSLNLKYAKDGFDTGINYRYFSESTLTAMNGKNSLSNVFDKDANLNSELFSTFARYKTTIFNEIESTTTISYKSTELLKDSYFRNIYTSYEPGYKYSKSQRYAIEETLNKNYKNHNFTFGTSIEWFESIPMTYDLPTQSLSNVYIKGSNNEIEAPIYDESWNNIAFYLQDQITLNENFQLSIAGRYDVNSSYESNFNPRVALIHSQDSLTQKLIYSQAFLAPSNYNKYKIYGTPLEPNTLGDGNKYQTDTFRVANPDLKPEQSKSYEYNLDFLLSKNDLISFSIYYSTIKDLILIEEKMPEQSNYIEDTTILDPRGANNAASSQIYGSDISYNGHSYFSGYDLNYWLNYSYIDGRIDYEYDYDLPFLAQNIFKAGTTLKVKDFTLTPSIRWVSPITASYYKDGELARVDSYFISNLYSSYSLNKKEKLSLKIDNLFDTHYYGVRYNTSSKYVTPQNTRMVSLAYTINF; encoded by the coding sequence ATGCGAATTAAGTCTTTGTTTCTATTTCTTTCTAGTTCCCTAATACTTCAAGCAAATGAATATAAGTTTGATTTATTGGATGATATCTTTGATTTAGATTTAGAACAACTTCAACAGATAAAAGTAAACTCTGCTTCAAAATATTCACAAAACTTAAACTTTACTCCAGCCAAAATGATAGTAATTACAAAAGAGCAAATAGAACAAAGAGGTTATAGAAGTATTGATGAACTTCTAAATGATTTGCCTGCTATTCAAATATTAAATCATGCTGATAGTGGAATTATGAATCAAATTGGTATTCGTGGAATTATGGGGAATAACTATTTCAAAATTCTTCAAGATGGAATAGAAATCAACCAAACTGATGGTGAGATAATGAGTGTTTCTATGCAATATCCGCTTTTTGGTATTGAAAGAGTTGAAATACTTTATGGAGCAGCTTCTGTTATTTATGGGGCTGATGCTATGAGTGGAGTTATAAATCTTATAAGTTCAACAAAAGAGAATGGGCAAGCAGGGATTTGGGCAGGAGAGCGAGGTTATAAATATTTTTATGCAACTCAAGCTTTGAAATTAGATGAAGGATTATTCTCTTACAAAGCTCATTTTCACACAGACCAAGATTATAATTTTGATAAAGAGTATCCATATGATTATTGGGGAAGTGGTTCTTCTGATTTTCAACCTCAAGAGACAAAATCTTTAAACCTAAAATATGCAAAAGATGGTTTTGATACAGGAATAAATTATAGATATTTTTCAGAATCAACTTTAACTGCAATGAATGGGAAAAACTCACTCTCAAATGTCTTTGATAAAGATGCCAACTTAAATAGTGAACTATTTAGCACATTTGCAAGATACAAAACAACAATTTTTAATGAAATTGAATCTACAACAACTATAAGTTATAAATCAACTGAACTTTTAAAAGATAGTTATTTTAGAAATATTTATACCTCTTATGAACCAGGATACAAATATTCAAAATCACAAAGATATGCAATTGAAGAGACATTAAATAAAAATTACAAAAATCATAATTTTACTTTTGGAACTTCTATAGAATGGTTTGAATCAATTCCTATGACTTATGATTTACCAACTCAATCTTTATCAAATGTCTATATAAAAGGTTCAAATAATGAAATAGAAGCACCTATTTATGATGAGAGTTGGAATAATATTGCTTTTTATTTGCAAGACCAAATTACTTTAAATGAAAACTTTCAATTATCAATTGCTGGTCGTTATGATGTAAATTCTTCGTATGAATCAAATTTTAATCCAAGAGTTGCTTTAATTCATTCACAAGATTCTTTAACTCAAAAATTAATATATTCACAAGCTTTTTTAGCGCCATCAAACTACAATAAATATAAAATTTATGGAACACCTCTTGAACCAAATACTTTAGGAGATGGAAATAAATATCAAACTGATACATTTAGAGTTGCAAATCCAGATTTAAAACCTGAACAAAGTAAAAGTTATGAATATAATTTAGATTTTTTATTAAGTAAAAATGATTTAATCTCTTTTTCTATTTATTACTCAACAATTAAAGATTTAATTTTAATTGAAGAAAAAATGCCGGAACAAAGTAACTATATTGAAGACACTACTATTTTAGACCCAAGAGGTGCTAATAATGCAGCTAGTTCTCAAATTTATGGTAGTGATATTTCATATAATGGACACTCATATTTTTCAGGATATGATTTAAACTATTGGTTAAATTATAGTTATATTGATGGAAGAATTGACTATGAATATGATTATGATTTGCCTTTTTTAGCGCAAAATATTTTTAAAGCAGGAACAACTCTTAAAGTAAAAGATTTTACTTTAACACCTTCTATTAGATGGGTAAGCCCAATTACTGCTTCTTATTATAAAGATGGTGAATTAGCAAGGGTTGATAGTTATTTTATTAGTAATCTTTATAGTAGTTATTCTTTAAATAAAAAAGAGAAATTATCATTAAAAATTGATAATTTATTTGATACACACTATTATGGTGTAAGATATAACACTTCATCAAAATATGTTACACCACAAAATACAAGAATGGTATCATTAGCATATACCATTAATTTTTAG
- a CDS encoding S4 domain-containing protein has translation MRIDKFLNAVNITKRRAVAEDMLEHKVVFINDQAVKKAKEVKVGDIIEIKYLEKSEKFKVLQIPVTKSTPKSKIEEYVQRID, from the coding sequence ATGAGAATAGATAAATTTTTAAATGCAGTAAATATTACAAAACGAAGAGCAGTTGCTGAAGATATGCTTGAACATAAAGTTGTTTTTATAAATGACCAAGCTGTAAAAAAAGCAAAAGAAGTAAAAGTTGGAGATATTATAGAGATTAAATATCTTGAAAAGAGTGAGAAGTTTAAGGTATTACAAATTCCTGTTACAAAATCAACTCCTAAATCAAAAATAGAAGAATATGTGCAAAGGATAGACTAA
- the kdsB gene encoding 3-deoxy-manno-octulosonate cytidylyltransferase, whose amino-acid sequence MIIIPARLNSSRFANKIMVDILGLPMVIRTARQVSSLDKVVIATDSQEVMDLASQYGFDAVLTSTSHNSGTDRINEAVNILNLSEDEIIVNVQADEPFIEPEVVQTVIDRVKKIKENDENIMITSCFKEITSELADDPNHVKVILDEHSNAIYFSRAKIPYHRDHHEVSNYNGHLGIYGFTKKSLNEFCKLPSSKLENIEKLEQLRAIDNGYKVAMVKVVSKSFGIDTQEDLNRALEIFKK is encoded by the coding sequence ATGATAATTATACCTGCAAGATTAAATTCAAGTAGATTTGCAAACAAAATAATGGTTGATATTTTAGGATTACCAATGGTAATTAGAACTGCTCGTCAAGTTAGTAGTTTAGATAAAGTAGTAATCGCAACAGATAGCCAAGAAGTTATGGATTTAGCTTCACAATATGGTTTTGATGCTGTTCTTACTTCAACTTCTCACAATAGTGGAACAGATAGAATAAATGAAGCTGTTAATATTTTGAATTTAAGTGAAGATGAAATTATTGTTAATGTTCAAGCAGATGAACCATTTATAGAACCAGAAGTTGTACAAACGGTAATAGATAGAGTAAAAAAAATAAAAGAAAATGATGAAAATATTATGATAACTTCTTGTTTTAAAGAGATAACTTCTGAATTAGCAGATGATCCAAATCATGTAAAAGTAATTTTAGATGAACACTCAAACGCAATATATTTTTCAAGAGCTAAAATCCCATATCATAGAGACCATCACGAAGTTTCTAATTATAATGGACATTTAGGAATTTATGGATTTACAAAAAAATCATTAAATGAATTTTGTAAATTACCTTCATCAAAATTAGAAAATATAGAAAAATTAGAACAATTAAGAGCAATTGACAATGGTTATAAAGTTGCAATGGTAAAAGTTGTTTCTAAATCTTTTGGAATTGATACACAAGAAGACTTAAATAGAGCTCTTGAAATTTTTAAAAAATAA
- a CDS encoding YfiR/HmsC family protein, with protein sequence MKIFVYIITIFLIVNNLFSNEIKEEQVKVAYVYNFLKNISWQNEQKIDKYRLMIVSKNDTLNNMFLMLASRKQLKDKNLEVLIYDETKKYKNIQAIYIDESFIEIYEKLFFEYDKENTLFISDEYEDKKQVMINLLKNDTKINFEINKANILNRSLEISPNLILLGGTEIDVANLYKTSQYALKEQKDTINSLNQKIETKNLELTSKIKAIEEQKNMIANQTKNIKDYENKLNIQTKSLEEQKRQLNEIYKNIESQKEKLSNAILEVKDKENVVQELISLQQEKQQEFENAKQTLEFLNSQIEEQKNNLLLKEVVIADQKNIIATLVVLFMIIVILGLNGIRQNRLLKNLSQTDSLSSLYNRRFMLNKLEEEISKYKRYKIPFSILLIDIDFFKKINDSYGHDKGDFVIKQISNLMQNNIRNTDICARWGGEEFLILAPNSDLKAALTLANNLKELIEKTNFDIKDCVTVSIGISTFNENLNQENLLKLADDALYKAKEKGRNKIEFM encoded by the coding sequence ATGAAAATATTTGTTTACATAATTACTATATTTTTAATTGTTAATAATCTTTTTTCAAATGAAATAAAAGAAGAACAAGTAAAAGTTGCTTACGTTTATAATTTTTTAAAAAATATATCTTGGCAAAATGAACAAAAAATTGATAAATATCGTTTAATGATAGTTTCAAAAAATGATACTTTAAATAATATGTTTTTGATGTTAGCTTCAAGAAAACAACTAAAAGATAAAAATTTAGAAGTTCTGATTTATGATGAAACTAAAAAATATAAAAATATTCAAGCCATCTATATTGATGAATCTTTTATAGAGATATATGAAAAACTATTTTTTGAATATGATAAAGAGAATACTTTATTTATCAGTGATGAATATGAAGATAAAAAACAAGTTATGATTAATTTATTAAAAAATGATACTAAAATCAATTTTGAAATAAATAAAGCAAATATTTTAAATCGCTCATTGGAGATTTCACCAAATCTTATACTTTTAGGTGGAACTGAAATTGATGTTGCTAATCTTTATAAAACTTCACAATATGCATTAAAAGAGCAAAAAGATACTATAAACTCATTAAATCAAAAGATTGAAACAAAAAATTTAGAACTTACATCTAAAATTAAAGCAATCGAAGAACAAAAAAATATGATTGCAAATCAAACTAAAAATATCAAAGATTATGAAAATAAATTAAATATTCAAACTAAATCTTTAGAAGAACAAAAAAGACAATTAAATGAAATCTATAAAAATATTGAATCTCAAAAAGAGAAATTATCAAATGCTATTTTAGAAGTAAAAGATAAAGAAAATGTTGTTCAAGAACTTATAAGTTTACAACAAGAGAAACAACAAGAGTTTGAAAATGCAAAACAAACTTTAGAGTTTTTAAATTCTCAAATTGAGGAACAAAAAAACAATTTGTTGTTAAAAGAGGTAGTTATTGCTGACCAAAAAAATATAATTGCCACTTTAGTTGTGCTATTTATGATTATTGTAATTCTAGGATTAAATGGAATAAGACAAAATAGACTTCTAAAAAATCTATCTCAAACTGATTCTTTAAGTAGTTTATACAATAGAAGATTTATGTTAAATAAACTTGAAGAAGAGATTTCAAAATATAAAAGGTACAAAATTCCTTTTTCTATACTTCTAATTGACATAGATTTCTTTAAAAAAATCAATGATTCATATGGACATGATAAAGGGGATTTTGTTATTAAACAAATATCAAATTTAATGCAAAACAATATTAGAAATACTGATATTTGTGCAAGATGGGGAGGAGAAGAGTTTTTGATTTTAGCTCCAAATAGTGATTTAAAAGCTGCGTTAACTCTTGCAAATAATCTAAAAGAGCTTATAGAAAAAACAAATTTTGATATAAAAGATTGTGTAACTGTTAGTATTGGTATTTCAACCTTTAATGAAAATCTAAATCAAGAAAACTTACTAAAACTTGCAGATGATGCACTTTATAAAGCTAAAGAAAAAGGAAGAAATAAAATTGAATTTATGTAA
- the lptB gene encoding LPS export ABC transporter ATP-binding protein yields MHKLEVKDITKTIKKTQILHGISLEVNSGEIVGLLGPNGAGKTTTFYTVCGLVKPTSGNVYFDDKDITALPLHKRAIKGIGYLPQESSIFKDLSVEDNLMLAAEIITKDKDEQHKRVEELLELFNIEPIRQRKGVSLSGGERRRTEIARALISHPKFLLLDEPFAGVDPIAVKDIQEIIHQLTKINIGVLITDHNVRETLQICDRAYVMKAGALLASGTSEEIKNDTRVREHYLGEDFNF; encoded by the coding sequence ATGCATAAATTAGAAGTAAAAGATATAACAAAAACAATCAAAAAAACACAGATTTTACATGGAATATCACTTGAAGTTAACTCAGGGGAAATAGTTGGTTTATTAGGACCAAATGGAGCTGGAAAAACAACAACTTTTTATACGGTTTGTGGATTAGTAAAACCAACAAGTGGAAATGTTTATTTTGATGATAAAGATATTACAGCACTTCCACTTCATAAAAGAGCAATTAAAGGTATTGGATATTTACCACAAGAGTCTTCTATTTTTAAAGATTTATCTGTTGAAGATAATCTAATGCTTGCAGCTGAAATTATTACAAAAGATAAAGATGAACAACATAAAAGAGTTGAAGAGTTACTTGAACTGTTTAATATTGAGCCAATTAGACAAAGAAAAGGAGTTTCTTTATCAGGAGGTGAAAGAAGAAGAACAGAAATAGCAAGAGCCTTAATCTCTCATCCAAAATTTTTACTTCTGGATGAACCTTTTGCAGGAGTTGACCCAATTGCTGTTAAAGATATTCAAGAGATTATTCACCAATTAACAAAAATAAATATTGGAGTTTTAATTACAGATCATAATGTAAGAGAAACGTTACAAATATGTGATAGAGCTTATGTTATGAAAGCAGGGGCTTTACTTGCAAGTGGAACAAGTGAAGAAATAAAAAATGATACAAGAGTTCGAGAACACTATTTAGGTGAAGATTTTAATTTTTAA